The Acinetobacter lwoffii genomic sequence GCTGACGCGCCGTTCAGCTTATTTGAATAATCATGCCGGAGAAGTCTCATTTCCGGGTGGCAAGCGCGATCCGCAAGATACCAGTAATATTGTGGTGGCTTTAAGAGAAGCCTATGAGGAAACGGCTCTCAATCCTTTTGATGTACATTTAATGGGTGATTTACCCATGCAAAAAGCCCGCAATGGCATGCTGGTCAAACCGATTGTGGGACTGATTCCTCCGCAAGTGAAGCTGATTCCACAACCGACGGAAATTGACCGGATTTTCTTTGCTTCATTGCAGCATTTGCTTGAAGTGACACCTACGCCTTATGAAGTTCGCTTTGCCCAGCAATCTTTATATTTTCCGAGTATGCGGGTAGAAAATGAA encodes the following:
- a CDS encoding NUDIX hydrolase, with protein sequence MDACELTQRLQQRLRFSKRIRSAHAAVLIAITDEADPKVLLTRRSAYLNNHAGEVSFPGGKRDPQDTSNIVVALREAYEETALNPFDVHLMGDLPMQKARNGMLVKPIVGLIPPQVKLIPQPTEIDRIFFASLQHLLEVTPTPYEVRFAQQSLYFPSMRVENEVVWGLTARMLISLFQYGLDYKKDWPFLLNSPTFKRSNFF